One genomic region from Molothrus aeneus isolate 106 chromosome 24, BPBGC_Maene_1.0, whole genome shotgun sequence encodes:
- the MTCH1 gene encoding mitochondrial carrier homolog 1 — protein sequence MAAMAALPPGPLSPPGGGAADAAGPEGAEGLFVLLGAGFAAASHPLLYVKLLVQVGHEPLPPTIGRNVLGRKVLYLPGFFTYARHIVEVDGKRGLFRGLTPRLISSTLSTITRGSVKKAFPLEDMEHVSNQDDVKTSLRKVVRETSHEMMMQCVSRVVSHPLHVISMRCMVQFVGREVKYSGVFSAIGRIFKEEGILGFFVGLVPHVLGDVIFLWCCNLLAHFINTYAVDDNFSQASVIRSYTKFVMGIAVSMLTYPFLLVGDLMAVNNCGLRAGLPPYAPAFASWIHCWRYLSAQGQLFRGSSLLFRRAPIPASFPMD from the exons ATGGCGGCCATGGCGGCGCTGCCCCCGGGGCCGCTGTCGCCGCCTGGCGGGGGCGCGGCGGACGCGGCGGGCCCTGAGGGCGCCGAGGGCCTGTTCGTGCTGCTGGGCGCGGGGTTCGCCGCCGCCAGCCACCCCCTGCTCTACGTGAAGCTGCTCGTGCAG GTTGGCCATGAGCCACTACCTCCAACCATTGGCAGAAATGTGCTGGGAAGGAAGGTCCTGTACCTGCCTGGCTTCTTCACCTACG CCAGACACATCGTGGAAGTGGATGGGAAGAGAGGCCTCTTCCGTGGCCTGACCCCTCGCCTCATCTCGAGCACTTTATCAACCATCACCAGGGGGAGTGTGAAGAAG GCTTTTCCACTGGAAGATATGGAGCATGTGTCTAACCAGGATGATGTGAAAACTTCACTTAGGAAAGTGGTCAGAGAG acATCCCACGAGATGATGATGCAGTGTGTGTCCCGGGTTGTGTCACACCCCCTGCACG TGATCTCCATGCGCTGCATGGTCCAGTTTGTGGGCCGGGAAGTCAAATACAG CGGTGTGTTCAGTGCCATTGGCAGGATATTTAAGGAAGAAGGGATCCTGGGATTCTTTGT TGGCTTAGTCCCTCACGTCCTGGGGGATGTCATCTTCCTCTGGTGCTGCAACCTCCTGGCTCACTTCATCAACACCTACGCTGTGGATGACAAC TTCAGCCAGGCCTCGGTGATCCGGAGCTACACCAAGTTCGTGATGGGG aTCGCTGTGAGCATGCTGACCTACCCGTTCCTTCTCGTGGGAGATCTCATGGCAGTGAACAACTGTGG GTTGCGCGCCGGCCTCCCTCCCTACGCTCCTGCCTTTGCATCCTGGATCCACTGCTGGAGGTACCTCAGTGCTCAG GGGCAGCTGTTCCGTGGCTCCAGCCTCCTGTTCCGCAGGGCGCCCATCCCAGCCTCCTTCCCCATGGACTGA
- the FGD2 gene encoding FYVE, RhoGEF and PH domain-containing protein 2 produces the protein MEGKADYQQSVVKLVAAFEDHCRNSTSAQRDKQAGSQLPAFLASQSHSLTRKEDEEEKDQQGQRGLSFKCLRSLRSKIREDNWRRPQGPGLEPGSQEPEEKKIALELLETEQAYVNRLHLLDQVFYTELMKEAKTGKTVPEEVVKMIFSNISSIYQFHAEFFLPELQKRMGDWHHNPRIGDVIQKLAPFLKMYGEYVKNFDKAVELITAWSEKSPPFQELIADIQRRKVCANLTLQHHMLEPVQRIPRYELLLKDYVRKLPPQSPDRGDAEKALEMIFMVAKHSNAAIAEMERLQNLWVVYQRLGLEDDIVDPSNELIKEGPIQKISTRNNSTSEKYLFLFNNMLLYCVPKVIQVGAEFQVHLRMDVGGMKVRELKDAEFPHTFLVSGKQRTLELQARSEEEMNDWIQAFQDAIDRKEKRSETFKTAVHGLETDTPALKAEELGRRAPQWVRDNLVTMCMRCREPFNAITRRRHHCRACGYVVCARCSDYKAELQYDGNRPNRVCQECFIFLTGHTVLEDREGKHKGILEKGAAEVSSRSLLCSSLQLLDKNGKGGTRGWFVIPQDDPLVLYIYAAPQDVRAHTSIPLLGYQVRDMPQSESRHLFQLVQSRQVFTFVADTEELKQRWMKAMARSAAGITEEEEEEDADEEQ, from the exons atggaggGAAAGGCAGATTATCAGCAGAGTGTGGTGAAGCTGGTGGCTGCATTTGAAGACCACTG CAGGAACAGCACATCTGCCCAGAGGGACaaacaggcaggcagccagctTCCAGCATTCCTTGCCAGCCAGAGCCACTCCCTGACCAGaaaagaggatgaggaggagaaggatCAGCAAGGTCAGCGTGGACTCAGCTTCAAATGCCTCCGTTCTCTGCGATCCAAAATCCGTGAGGACAACTGGAGGAGGCCACAGGGCCCAGGCCTGGAGCCTGGCAGCCAG GaaccagaggaaaagaaaatcgccctggagctgctggagacagagcaGGCTTATGTCAACCGCCTCCATCTCCTTGATCAG GTATTCTATACAGAGCTGATGAAAGAAGCCAAAACTGGGAAGACGGTCCCAGAGGAGGTGGTGAAAATGATCTTTTCCAACATCTCCTCCATCTACCAGTTCCATGCTGAgttcttcctgccagagctgcagaagcgCATGGGGGATTg GCACCACAACCCCCGCATTGGGGATGTCATCCAGAAGCTTGCACCCTTCCTCAAGATGTACGGGGAGTATGTGAAGAACTTTGACAAGGCCGTGGAGCTCATCACTGCCTGGTCAGAGAAATCACCCCCCTTCCAGGAGCTCATTGCTGACATCCAG AGGAGGAAGGTCTGTGCTAACCTGACGCTGCAGCACCACATGCTGGAGCCTGTGCAGAGGATCCCGCGCTACGAGCTCCTCCTCAAGGATTACGTCCGGAAACTCCCGCCCCAGTCCCCCGACAGAGGCGATGCCGAGA AAGCCCTGGAGATGATTTTTATGGTGGCCAAGCACTCCAATGCAGCTATTGCCGAGATG GAACGGCTGCAGAACCTCTGGGTGGTCTATCAGAGGCTGGGCCTCGAGGATGACATCGTGGATCCCTCCAATGAGCTGATCAAGGAGGGGCCAATCCAAAAAATCTCCACCCGCAACAACAGCACATCGGAGAAGTACCTGTTCCTG TTCAACAACATGCTGCTCTACTGCGTGCCCAAGGTCATCCAGGTGGGCGCCGAGTTCCAGGTCCACCTCCGCATGGATGTGGGGGGCATGAAG GTGCGGGAGCTGAAGGACGCTGAGTTCCCTCACACCTTCCTGGTCTCAGGAAAGCAGCGGACACTGGAGCTCCAAGCCAG ATCTGAGGAGGAGATGAACGACTGGATCCAG GCCTTCCAAGATGCCATTgacaggaaggagaagaggagtGAGACCTTTAAGACTGCAGTCCATGGACTGGAGACAGACACCCCTGCACTGAAG gcagaggagctgggccGCCGAGCCCCGCAGTGGGTGAGGGACAATCTGGTGACCATGTGCATGCGCTGCAGGGAGCCCTTCAACGCCATCACCCGCCGGAGGCACCACTGCCGAGCCTGTGGATAT GTGGTGTGTGCTCGCTGCTCTGACTACAAGGCTGAGCTGCAGTACGATGGGAACCGCCCCAACCGCGTCTGCCAGGAGTGCTTCATCTTCCTGACCGGCCACACGGTGCTGGAGGACCGCGAGGGGAAGCACAAAGGCATCCTGGAG aaaggagctgcagaggtATCAAGCAGGAGTTTGCTCTGCAGTTCCCTACAGCTGCTGGACAAGAACGGCAAggggggcacacggggctggTTCGTGATCCCACAGGACGATCCCCTCGTGCTCTACATCTATGCAGCCCCCCAG GACGTCCGAGCCCACACCTCCATCCCCCTGCTGGGCTATCAGGTGCGGGACATGCCCCAGAGCGAGTCCCGGCACCTGTTCCAGCTGGTGCAGTCCCGGCAGGTGTTCACCTTCGTGGCGGACACTGAGGAGCTGAAACAGCGCTGGATGAAGGCCATGGCGCGCTCTGCTGCGGGGATcacggaggaggaggaggaggaggatgcagaTGAAGAACAATGA